Within Winogradskyella helgolandensis, the genomic segment TTCAGTAGAACTAGCTTGTATGGTTGGGCCATCAGCTAAAGGGTCACTAAAAGGTAATCCGATTTCTATCATATCTACACCACTTTTTTCGAGGTTTTCAATAATAGTAACAGTATCGTTAATTTTTGGATAGCCTGCTGTGAAATATATAGACAGCAGTTTATTGTTTTGGTCTAGTTTTTGATTTATTCTGTTCAAAATATAGGTTTTGTTAGTCTGAAATGTTATCAGGGTAATTGATGCTAAATAAGCTGCCAATTTACAGAAAAACTGAGAGATAATAGGATTTCATAGCAACTTAATACTGAATTAAATCAATCGCCTTAGGACTAAAAAAGGCACTATTTATTTCTGAGTGCTTCACACGACTTACTATTTTTAATAACTCCGTGTATAATTATAAACAATTTCTATCGTTATAGATTTGGTATTGAATTATATTTGCAACAACAAAAAATCATCAATAAAACACTTATCAAATGATGTACTTCAAAAGACAGTTAATCATCGTTTTCCTTATAATTTCTTCAGTTGGTATGGCGCAAAAATCGGCCATCTATACGAATGATTTACAAGATTATCAAAAGGCATTAACGCTATATAATAATAACCAGTTTAAAGCTGCTCAGTCCTTGTTTGACGATGTAAAGTTAAATACAGACGATGCTACTATACAATCCGACTGTGCCTATTATATTGCCAATTGTGCTGTACGTTTAAATCAAAATAACGCAGATAATCTGATTACAGAATTTGTAGAAGACTATCCAACAAGCACTAAAAAGAATACCGCCTTTTTAGATGTAGCGGATTATTATTTTAACAACGGAAAATACGCTTACGCACGCAAGTGGTACGATAGAGTAGATGAGCGTAATATGGCACAAGCTGAAAAGGAACGTTTCAACTTTAATTATGGTTACACTTTGTATTCTACTAAAGACGAAAAGAAAGCGACTAAATATTTAAATCGTGTTGTAAACTCGAAGGAATACGGTTCACAAGCAAAATATTACATTGGTTTTATGGCCTATCAAGGTGATGATTATGATACCGCGAATGAATATTTTGATCAAGTTAGCGATAACGAAAAGTATAAAGAGAAGTTATCGTATTATCAAGCCGATTTAAATTTCAAGTTAGGAAAATTTGAAAAAGCTATTGAACTAGCTGAAGCACAATTGCCAAAAAGTAATGCAGCTGAAAAATCTGAATTATCAAAAATTATTGGTGAAAGTTATTTTAATCTTGAAAAGTATGCTGAAGCTATTCCGTATTTAAAAGACTATAAAGGTAAGGACCGAAAATGGAGTAATACCGATTATTACCAATTAGGTTACGCACATTACAAACAAAATGATTTTGAAAGTGCCATTTCAGAATTCAATAAAATTATTGGAGGAGATAATCCTGTGGCACAGAATGCCTATTATCATTTAGGTGAGAGTTATATTAATTTAGAAAAAAAACCAGAAGCATTAAACGCGTTTAGAAATGCGTCGCAAATGGACTATGATTTAAAAATTCAAGAAGATGCTTGGTTGAATTACGCAAAGATTAGTTATGATATTGGAAATCCATACCAATCCGTTCCTCAAGTATTAACAGGGTATTTAAAGCAATATCCAAACACGAATTATAAAGATGAAGTTGAAACCTTATTAATAGATTCATACATTACATCGAAGAATTATAAAGAAGCCTTAGAACTTTTAAAAGGTAAAAATAGTTTTGAAAATAAAGCGGCTTATCAAAAAGTAGCCTTTTTTAGAGCGGTTGAATTATATAATGAAAACAAGTATAACGACGCTTTAACGCTTTTTAATGGGTCATTGAAAGAACCTAGAGATCCGATGTTTGTTGCTAAAGCCACGTTCTGGAAAGCAGAAACCGAATACAATTTAACCAATTACAACGATGCGTTAATTGGATTTAAACAGTTTGATGGGTTTAGTGAGTCTTCAAGTTTAACAGAAAACGAAAATCTAAACTACAACTTAGCATATACCTATTTTAAGTTGAAGGATTATACAAACGCCTCTAATTATTTTGAAAAATTTATAGCGCAGAAGCAGAATGATAGATTACGTCAAAATGATGCTTATTTGAGATTAGCTGATGGTTATTTTGTGTCTAGTAAATATAATGATGCTATTGCGGCTTATAAAAAGGCTATTCAAATTAATGAAATTGAAACGGACTATGCAGCATTTCAAGTGGCTATGAGTGAAGGTTATTTGGGAAAGGGTTCTGATAAAATTTCAGCATTAAATTCGTTTATAAACACGTATCCAAAATCAGCATTGCGAGATGACGCTATGTATGAGTTGGCAAATTCTTATGTAAAATCTAACGATACAGATAAAGCGATGCAAATGTATGATCGTTTAAATTCGGAATACAAAACAAGTGCATTTACTTCAAAAGCCTTATTACGTCAAGGTTTAGTGTATTATAATGGAAATGATAATACACGTGCGTTAACAAAATTCAAAAAAGTAGCGACGGATTTTCCAGGTTCTGGTGAAGCAGTTCAAGCAGTTTCAACCGTTCGTTTAATTTATATAGATTTAGGAAAAGTTGATGAATATGCCACTTGGGTAAGAACTTTGGATTATGTTGAAATTTCTGATGTAGAACTAGATAACACCACATATCTAGCGGCAGAAAAACCGTATTTAGATAATGAAACCGATAAAGCTATTCGTCAGTTTAATAATTATTTGACACAGTTTCCAAAAGGCATTCACAGTTTAAAAGCACATTTCTATGTAGCGCAATTGTATTACAAAAAGGATTTGTCTGATAATGCACAGCCACATTATAAAGCCGTTGCTGAGGCACCTAAATCTGAATATACAGAACAAGCCATAGTAAAACTGAGTGAGATTTATTTAAGTAAATCGGATTGGGAAAAGGCGGTTCCTATATTGCAACGATTAGAGACTGAAGCGGATTATCCACAGAATATCATCTATGCACAATCTAACTTAATGAATGCCTATTATCAAACGGATGATTATGTTGAAGCCGAACGCTATGCGGAAAAAGTATTGAGCAATTCTAATTTAGATAACAAAGTAAAAAGTGATGCTAAATTAATTATTGCACGTTCAGCGATAAAAACAGGAAACGAGGACAAAGCAAAAACCGCTTATGCAGAGGTTGAAAAAATTGCTACAGGAAGTGTTGCTGCAGAAGCTCTTTTTTACAATGGTTATTTTAAAAATAAAGCAGGAGAGTACGAAGCGTCAAATACAACCATTCAAAGATTAGCTAAAGATTACGGAAGCTATAAATTGTTTAGTGCAAAAGGGTTGGTGGTAATGGCTAAGAATTTTTATGCTTTAGGCGATGCTTTTCAAGCGACTTATATTTTAGAAAGTGTGATAAGCAACTTCCCAGATTTTACAGAGGTTGTTAATGAGGCAAAAGTAGAATTAAACAAAATAAAAGCCGAAGAGGCTAAAACAAATTCATCTGTTGAAACGGATGACAACTAAATTCCTGCGAAGGCAGAAATGGCTTAGTCGAAATTCGAAAAACTAATCACAAGCAATGATAAAATTTAAAAGTTTCATAATATATATATCATTTTTACTATTGACGATTCTAGTCATTTCATGTGGAGATGATGACAATAATCAAGGAGAAGAAGATGTGTTCTCGGGTTGTTGTTCTGGATTAACTGCATTTGGTGAAGATGTAGACAATTTAGATCAATCTCAAGGTGACATAATAGCTGATAATATTTTTACGCCAAATGGAGACGGAATCAATGATTATTTTCAAATAGAAAATATAGAATTATATAATAATCATGAAGTTACTATTTATTCTATTGATGATGAGGTTGTGTTTCAAAGTACTGATTATGGTTCAGGTTTTAATAATTTTTTTCCTGTTCAAACTCAGGGGTATTTTGGAGTAGATGGATTAGCCGATGGAACTTATAAATACAAAATTGTTGTAGAAAATGAACAAATATTCAAAAGATCAGGTTTCTTTTGTTTATTCACTAATAATCCATCTATTGAACAAAATTTCGCAGAATGTGATCCCTTACAGCCAGGGGAATTCGATCAGATATTAACTGGTTTATAGAGTTAGATAGTTTCAATCAAATCAAAATAATACACATGAAAATTAAACATATAATCTTAGCAATTTTCACTTTAAGTTTAACTTTTAGTCATGCTCAAGAAACAGATACTATAGCAGACCAAACGGTTAACGTTATAAAACCATATACTCCAACAATTTCGGATGCTTTTAAAATTAAGGATCATCCAAAATTGAATGATTCAAATGCGGTAAAGAAAAAGGAAATTAAGTATAACATTTTTTCAATTCCAGTAGCCTCAACCTTTACACCTGCTAAAGGTAAGGCGGCAACTGTAGATAGAGCCAAAGCTATAAAATTATATGATAATTATGCTTCAGTAGGTTTTGGGTCTTACACCACTATATTGGGTGAGGTTTATCTCAATCATGAGTTAAGTAGAGATGAAAATGTGGGAGGCTATTTTAGTCATCATTCATCACAAGGTGGTATAGATGATTTGGTGTTAGATGATAATTTTTCTAAAACGAAGTTGAATGCCTACTATAAAAAAAGTGATAGAGATTTTACATGGCAAGTAGATGGTGGATTTAATTTGCAAACCTACAATTGGTATGGTGTCTCTCAAGATTATTATTTGGAAAATGATCTAGATGATCTTGATGCTGGCCAGACCTATAATGACTTTTACGTTGGTGGTAAAATTGATTTTGAAGATGCTATTGTTAAAGATGCAAGTCTTCGATTTAGACGTTTTGGAGATATTAATGATTCTGGAGAAAATAGATTAGTTGCTAAAACTAGTTTTGATTTTCCTATTCAAGATGAAATTATTAATGCAGAACTTTCAGTCGATTATATTGGTGGCACTTTTGATAGAAATTTAGCGAATACAGCTGAAATTAATTATGGAAATGTGTCATTAGGATTTGCACCGTCTTACCAAATGACTCAAGATGATTTAACCTTAGATTTAGGTGTGAAATTAGTCTATCTTAATGATACAGAGTTTAGTGAGAGTAAGTTTTATATATATCCAAATATTGAAGCATCTTACCGTTTAGTTGATGAATTATTAATTGCTTTTGGTGGACTCAAAGGAGATTTAATCCAGAATTCTTATTATGATTTCGTAAATGAAAATCCATTTGTGTCTCCGTCTTTATTCATTACACCCACCGATCAGCAGTATACAACGTTTGTTGGTGTAAAAGGGAAACTGACAAATAGTATCGGTTACAATTTAAAAGCGAACTATGCCTCAGAAAAGAATAAAGCCTTGTTTAAATCAAATCCGGCTTCAAATGATCCATTAAGGGAATATCAGTATGGAAATTCGTTCAGCGTAGCCTATGATGATGTGACCACCTTTTCAGTAGCAGGTGAGTTGAATGTAGACTTTAATAGAAATTTTACTTTAGGTTTAAAAGGAGAGTTTTTTGCGTATAATACAGATAACCAATCTGAAGCATGGAACCTACCAGATCTAAAAGCCTCATTATTCTTAGATTATCAAATTTCTGAACAATGGTTCGCTGGATCAAGCTTGTTCTTTGTAGGTGAACGTAAGGATCAGAGACTGTTTGTAGATGAACTAAACGCATTGAATAATACAGTTACAACAGTCTCTTTAGATAGTTATTTTGATATCAATGCCCATGTCGGTTATAAAATAAACGATCAGTTGTCTGTTTTTGGTAAAGCCAATAACATCGCAAGTCAAAATTACGAACGTTGGTTAAATTTCCCAGTGCAAGGTATACAAGTGCTTGCTGGAGCCACTTATCAGTTTGATTTTTAAACAGAAAGATCATTGCGAACAGCGTGAAGTAATCTGTTAATTTTATTGTTGTAATTTATAAGCGTTCCAATTTGGAGCGCTTTTCTTATTTTTACATATCACTAAACCAGCAACAAATGAAATCTCAGCATTATAATCATTCATTTACTAACGTTATTAAAAGAAGTAAAAAGGTAATCTTGTTAGCCGCTATTTGTGCTATCTTTTCGTGTGAAAAAGATAAACAACAAGTAGATTTAATCGTCACTAATGCAAATATCTATACGGTTGATGATGCTTTTAGTAAAGCAGAGTCATTTGCTGTTAGAGATGGAAAAATCATAGCCGTTGGTACCACCTCCGAAATAGAGAAGACGTACAAAGCCAACGATACACTAAATGCAGATGGTAAAACCATTGTTCCGGGATTTATAGATGCACATTGCCACTTTTTAGGATTAGGTTTTAACCAGCAAGTCGCCAATTTGGTTGGTTCTAAAAGTTTTGAGGAAATGATGAAACGCGTGTTGAATTTTCAAAATAAGCACAACAATGATTTTGTTTTAGGAAGAGGTTGGGATCAAAACGACTGGGAAGACAAACAGTTTCCGAATAAAAATTTGTTAGATAAATTATACCCAAACACTCCAGTGGCTTTAACGCGTATTGATGGCCATGCCTTATTGGTCAATCAAGCAGCACTAGACTTAGGAGGTGTAACTGTGGATAGTAAAATTGAAGGAGGTGAAGTTGTGATTGAAAATGGTAAACTTACAGGAATTCTCATAGATAATGCTGAATATTTAGTGATGGAACATTGGCCAAGACCGACTAGAGCAGATATGACGAATGCCTTGTTAGAAGCACAAAAATTATGTTTCGATCTTGGTTTAACAACGGTTGATGATGCGGGATTAACTAAAGAAGCGATTGAAATTATTGATAGTCTTCAAAACACAGGTGATTTAAAAATGCGTATTTACGCGATGGTATCTGCGTCTGAAGATAATTTAGATTATTTTTTAGATCAAGGGATTACTAAGACTGACCGACTAAACGTGCGTTCTTTTAAATTTTATGCCGATGGAGCTTTAGGATCTCGAGGAGCCATGCTTAGAGAACCGTATTCTGATAAACCAGGCCATTTAGGCTTGTTAGTGACAGATTTAGAAACATTAAGTCAGTCCGCGGAGCGTATTGCAAATTCCGAATTTCAAATGAATACACATGCGATTGGAGACTCAGCAAATCATGCCGTATTGCAAACTTATAATAAAGTTTTAGCGGGAAAAGAAGACCGACGTTGGCGTGTAGAACATGCACAGATTGTATCACCTGAGGATTTTGAGTTGTATAAAAATGTAATGCCATCCATTCAGCCAACCCATGCGACGAGTGATATGTATTGGGCAGAAGATAGAGTAGGAGCAGAACGTATAAAAGGAGCTTATGCCTATAAGCAATTGTTGGAAGCTTACGGAAAAGTCGCTTTAGGAACTGATTTTCCTGTGGAGCAAGTAAGTCCGTTTTTAACATTTTATGCTGCTGTTGCCAGACAAGATTTAGAACAGTATCCTGAAGGTGGTTTTCAGATTGAAAATGGACTAACTAGAGAAGAAACCTTAAAAGGTATGACGATTTGGGCAGCCTATTCTAATTTTGAAGAGGATGAAAAAGGAAGTATTGAAGTTGGGAAGTTTGCAGATTTTATTGTCTTGGATAAAGATATTATGACGGTGAATGCTAAGCAGATTCCTAATATTAAGGTGTTGACGACTGTGGTTGGTGGTGAGGTGCAGTAATTATATGTTGTTGCACAAAGTTCCACAAAGAAGGCACAAAGCTCCACAAAGAAAATGACTCTTGAATGAAATTTTTATAGAATCACGCGTCGTATTCCTTTTTTAAGTGTGGTGACATGAAAGTTTAAAAGCAATCCTTATTTATAATTTCCAAGTTTTAAATAGGTTAAAACTTGTGCTAAATGAACATCAGAGAACGTTTCAATAGTTTTAATTTCTATGACTACTTTGTTTTCGACAAGTAAATCAATTCTATAACCATGATCCAACTTTATGTCTTTCTAAACAATAGGTAATGTTTTTTCTTTTATAACAGCAAGACCTGCTTTCTTCAATTCATATAATAAACACTCTTGATAAGCTGATTCTAATAATCCTGATCCAAGTTGTTTATGCACTTCTATTGCACAGCCTAAAATGATATGTGATAATTTATTCTCATCCATAGGTTTAAAAGTATCGAATTAATTTTAAATACACTTCGGTGTCTTTTGTGCCTTCTTTGTGGAACTTTGTGAAATAGCCACTAAAAGAGCCTTGCCAAATAATCAAAATGCTCACCATCCATAACCTTTTCACACTTCAAACCAACGGTTAAACACGCTGTTTTCAGCGTTTCAAAATCGAGATACAACCATTTCATAGGGGTTTCTTTTTCGGCTTTATATGACAGGAAATAATCTAATTCTCCAGGATAGCCTTGGTTGAGGTCTAGCCACATGCCTCCATCGTCATCTTCGTACATATAAGAAATATCAGAAGAGTCTATTAAAATTTGACCATCAGGATTTAAAAGCGATTTCAAATGCTTCAAATAGTGAGCTACTTGTGATAATTCTTGAAAAATCCCTGTACCATTCATCAATAGTAAAATGGTATCAAAATGTTCGGTTTCTTCTAAAAGTGGTTTTAATTCAACATTTAATACACCACGTTTCATAGCGACTTCAACCGCACCTTTTGAACTGTCAATCGCTTTTATTGTAACATCTTTTTCTTGTAACCATAACGCATGACTTCCAGCTCCACAACCCACATCCAACACCTTTCCTTTTGATAATTGCAACGCGGTTTGTTCTAGTTTTGGCATTTCAGAATAACTTCTAAATAAATAAGGAAGTGGTAAGGAGTCTTCATCTGAAATATTTGTAGATGTGATGATATCCTCAGAATATTTGCCATTCTGATAATCTAATAATGCTTTTCCAAAGAGATCTTTACTCATAGTTATTCGTTAGTTCGAGTGATTTCCATTTTTATCGAAATTGTATCGAGAACTTTAATTAAATTTGTTTTATGCAAGATCAAATTAATAATCTTCCTAAGCTCGCCAAAGATAAGCATAAGGAGAATAAAACCTTTTTTACGAAGCTAAAAAAGAAACCGCCAAAGCAGTTGGATTATTTAATGCAAGAGTTGCATGAGGAGGAGTTTGAACGTACAGATTGTTTAGAATGCGCAAATTGTTGTAAAACAACAGGGCCTTTATTTACGCCAAAAGATATTCAGCGGATTTCGAAGTTCTTTAAAATGAAAGAGCAGCAATTCATTGAAACGTATTTGCGCTTGGATGAAGAAAACGATTATGTATTACAATCCGTACCTTGTACATTTCTAGGATCGGATAATTACTGTTCAATTTATGACGTGCGACCAAAAGCATGCAGTGAATTTCCGCATACTGACCGAAAAAAGTTTCAGCAAATTTCTAATCTAACGTTGAAGAATGTCGCTATTTGTCCAGCAGCGTATAATATTGTAGAGGAAATGAAAAAGAGAATTCCGTTATAATAAGTCTGCCTTCGGAATAATTTTTGATGCTTAATTGAATTAAAAAAAAGACTATGAATAAATTTATTATTAACGTTCTATTTCTATTATTTGCTTTCCATCTATCGCATTCTCAAGCATGGATGACCAATTTAGATATAGCTCAAAAACTAGCCTTAACTCAAAACAAAATGGTGTTGATGGTTTGGGAGGAAAGCACCAAATATCCATATGGTGTATTAGCCAATGACGAGAATGGGAAAACTATTTATATAGAAAGTTTGTTTGAAAGTGAGGTTATAAGTCCTATAATCTGGGAGCATTTTGTACCCGTAATTGTTAGTGAGTATAAATATGCAGACTTATATGGTGAAATAAAGGATAAGCGATCACAAAAGTATATT encodes:
- a CDS encoding tetratricopeptide repeat protein; protein product: MMYFKRQLIIVFLIISSVGMAQKSAIYTNDLQDYQKALTLYNNNQFKAAQSLFDDVKLNTDDATIQSDCAYYIANCAVRLNQNNADNLITEFVEDYPTSTKKNTAFLDVADYYFNNGKYAYARKWYDRVDERNMAQAEKERFNFNYGYTLYSTKDEKKATKYLNRVVNSKEYGSQAKYYIGFMAYQGDDYDTANEYFDQVSDNEKYKEKLSYYQADLNFKLGKFEKAIELAEAQLPKSNAAEKSELSKIIGESYFNLEKYAEAIPYLKDYKGKDRKWSNTDYYQLGYAHYKQNDFESAISEFNKIIGGDNPVAQNAYYHLGESYINLEKKPEALNAFRNASQMDYDLKIQEDAWLNYAKISYDIGNPYQSVPQVLTGYLKQYPNTNYKDEVETLLIDSYITSKNYKEALELLKGKNSFENKAAYQKVAFFRAVELYNENKYNDALTLFNGSLKEPRDPMFVAKATFWKAETEYNLTNYNDALIGFKQFDGFSESSSLTENENLNYNLAYTYFKLKDYTNASNYFEKFIAQKQNDRLRQNDAYLRLADGYFVSSKYNDAIAAYKKAIQINEIETDYAAFQVAMSEGYLGKGSDKISALNSFINTYPKSALRDDAMYELANSYVKSNDTDKAMQMYDRLNSEYKTSAFTSKALLRQGLVYYNGNDNTRALTKFKKVATDFPGSGEAVQAVSTVRLIYIDLGKVDEYATWVRTLDYVEISDVELDNTTYLAAEKPYLDNETDKAIRQFNNYLTQFPKGIHSLKAHFYVAQLYYKKDLSDNAQPHYKAVAEAPKSEYTEQAIVKLSEIYLSKSDWEKAVPILQRLETEADYPQNIIYAQSNLMNAYYQTDDYVEAERYAEKVLSNSNLDNKVKSDAKLIIARSAIKTGNEDKAKTAYAEVEKIATGSVAAEALFYNGYFKNKAGEYEASNTTIQRLAKDYGSYKLFSAKGLVVMAKNFYALGDAFQATYILESVISNFPDFTEVVNEAKVELNKIKAEEAKTNSSVETDDN
- a CDS encoding T9SS type B sorting domain-containing protein encodes the protein MIKFKSFIIYISFLLLTILVISCGDDDNNQGEEDVFSGCCSGLTAFGEDVDNLDQSQGDIIADNIFTPNGDGINDYFQIENIELYNNHEVTIYSIDDEVVFQSTDYGSGFNNFFPVQTQGYFGVDGLADGTYKYKIVVENEQIFKRSGFFCLFTNNPSIEQNFAECDPLQPGEFDQILTGL
- a CDS encoding porin family protein, with product MKIKHIILAIFTLSLTFSHAQETDTIADQTVNVIKPYTPTISDAFKIKDHPKLNDSNAVKKKEIKYNIFSIPVASTFTPAKGKAATVDRAKAIKLYDNYASVGFGSYTTILGEVYLNHELSRDENVGGYFSHHSSQGGIDDLVLDDNFSKTKLNAYYKKSDRDFTWQVDGGFNLQTYNWYGVSQDYYLENDLDDLDAGQTYNDFYVGGKIDFEDAIVKDASLRFRRFGDINDSGENRLVAKTSFDFPIQDEIINAELSVDYIGGTFDRNLANTAEINYGNVSLGFAPSYQMTQDDLTLDLGVKLVYLNDTEFSESKFYIYPNIEASYRLVDELLIAFGGLKGDLIQNSYYDFVNENPFVSPSLFITPTDQQYTTFVGVKGKLTNSIGYNLKANYASEKNKALFKSNPASNDPLREYQYGNSFSVAYDDVTTFSVAGELNVDFNRNFTLGLKGEFFAYNTDNQSEAWNLPDLKASLFLDYQISEQWFAGSSLFFVGERKDQRLFVDELNALNNTVTTVSLDSYFDINAHVGYKINDQLSVFGKANNIASQNYERWLNFPVQGIQVLAGATYQFDF
- a CDS encoding amidohydrolase; this translates as MKSQHYNHSFTNVIKRSKKVILLAAICAIFSCEKDKQQVDLIVTNANIYTVDDAFSKAESFAVRDGKIIAVGTTSEIEKTYKANDTLNADGKTIVPGFIDAHCHFLGLGFNQQVANLVGSKSFEEMMKRVLNFQNKHNNDFVLGRGWDQNDWEDKQFPNKNLLDKLYPNTPVALTRIDGHALLVNQAALDLGGVTVDSKIEGGEVVIENGKLTGILIDNAEYLVMEHWPRPTRADMTNALLEAQKLCFDLGLTTVDDAGLTKEAIEIIDSLQNTGDLKMRIYAMVSASEDNLDYFLDQGITKTDRLNVRSFKFYADGALGSRGAMLREPYSDKPGHLGLLVTDLETLSQSAERIANSEFQMNTHAIGDSANHAVLQTYNKVLAGKEDRRWRVEHAQIVSPEDFELYKNVMPSIQPTHATSDMYWAEDRVGAERIKGAYAYKQLLEAYGKVALGTDFPVEQVSPFLTFYAAVARQDLEQYPEGGFQIENGLTREETLKGMTIWAAYSNFEEDEKGSIEVGKFADFIVLDKDIMTVNAKQIPNIKVLTTVVGGEVQ
- a CDS encoding class I SAM-dependent methyltransferase; this translates as MSKDLFGKALLDYQNGKYSEDIITSTNISDEDSLPLPYLFRSYSEMPKLEQTALQLSKGKVLDVGCGAGSHALWLQEKDVTIKAIDSSKGAVEVAMKRGVLNVELKPLLEETEHFDTILLLMNGTGIFQELSQVAHYLKHLKSLLNPDGQILIDSSDISYMYEDDDGGMWLDLNQGYPGELDYFLSYKAEKETPMKWLYLDFETLKTACLTVGLKCEKVMDGEHFDYLARLF
- a CDS encoding YkgJ family cysteine cluster protein, with the translated sequence MQDQINNLPKLAKDKHKENKTFFTKLKKKPPKQLDYLMQELHEEEFERTDCLECANCCKTTGPLFTPKDIQRISKFFKMKEQQFIETYLRLDEENDYVLQSVPCTFLGSDNYCSIYDVRPKACSEFPHTDRKKFQQISNLTLKNVAICPAAYNIVEEMKKRIPL